In the genome of Leucobacter luti, one region contains:
- a CDS encoding superoxide dismutase, whose amino-acid sequence MAEYTLPDLPYDYSALAPHISGKIMELHHSKHHQAYVTGANTALAQLAEARAAGDLRNVNKLEKDLAFNLGGHINHSVFWENMSPDGGGDPEGELAEALGASFGSLEGFRSHFEATALGVQGSGWSVLAWDSLGARPVVFQLFDQQGNAPLGVVPLLQLDVWEHAYYLDYHNVRADYIKAFWNVVNWQDVARRFAAAQQQPTGLIAAAAR is encoded by the coding sequence ATGGCTGAATACACTCTGCCGGATCTCCCCTACGACTACTCTGCGCTTGCGCCGCACATTTCGGGCAAGATCATGGAGCTCCACCACTCCAAGCACCACCAGGCCTATGTGACCGGCGCCAATACCGCACTTGCGCAACTCGCGGAAGCCCGTGCGGCCGGCGACCTGCGCAACGTCAACAAACTCGAAAAGGACCTCGCGTTCAACCTGGGGGGCCACATCAATCACAGTGTGTTCTGGGAGAACATGTCGCCTGACGGAGGCGGCGACCCTGAGGGCGAGCTCGCTGAGGCACTCGGTGCCAGCTTTGGTTCGCTCGAGGGGTTTCGCTCCCACTTCGAGGCCACAGCACTGGGCGTACAGGGCTCTGGCTGGTCCGTCCTTGCCTGGGACTCGCTGGGCGCTCGCCCCGTGGTGTTCCAGCTATTCGACCAGCAAGGCAACGCACCGCTGGGCGTCGTCCCCCTGCTCCAGCTTGATGTTTGGGAGCACGCCTACTACCTGGATTACCACAACGTGCGTGCCGACTACATCAAGGCGTTCTGGAACGTCGTGAACTGGCAGGACGTCGCCCGTCGATTCGCTGCTGCTCAGCAACAGCCCACCGGCCTGATCGCTGCCGCAGCGCGCTAA
- a CDS encoding SulP family inorganic anion transporter, giving the protein MALAAPSADVRSHAPTDHSVLTALRSPRLMTREVLAGLVVAVALIPEAISFSIIAGVDPKVGLFSSFVMAVTIAFVGGRPAMISAATGAVALVIAPVAREHGMDYFIATVLLAGVFQIVCALLGVAKLTRFIPRSVMVGFVNALAILVFISQLPHLIGVPWLVYPLLAIGLLVLWLMPRITKVVPAPLVSIVLVTALVFVFAITVPTVGDQGELPRSLPELFVPNVPLTWETFAIIAPYALAMALVGLLESLMTAKLVDDITDTHSNTQRESWGQGIANIVSGFCGGMGGCAMIGQTMVNVKVSGARTRISTFLAGAFLLVLILVLGDLVAMIPMAALVGVMIMVCITTFDWHSIRPSTLRRMPWSETAVMVITVAVVVATHNLAIGVVVGVCAASVLFVRRVSKLAAVERRIIDRDGAAHARYTVQGELFFASVSDLAANFEFAADPERVVLDLSQSHIWDASTVAELDAIVQKYVQHGKRVELLGMNAHTATLHARLTGELGAA; this is encoded by the coding sequence ATGGCTCTGGCCGCACCCAGCGCGGATGTACGTTCGCACGCGCCCACTGATCACTCGGTGCTCACCGCGCTGCGCAGTCCGCGGCTCATGACGCGCGAGGTGCTGGCAGGTTTGGTCGTCGCTGTGGCGCTGATCCCAGAAGCAATCTCATTCTCGATTATTGCCGGCGTCGATCCGAAAGTCGGCCTGTTTTCATCGTTCGTGATGGCGGTAACCATTGCGTTCGTTGGCGGGCGCCCGGCCATGATTTCCGCAGCGACCGGCGCGGTTGCCCTGGTCATCGCTCCCGTGGCTCGTGAGCACGGCATGGATTACTTCATCGCGACGGTGCTGCTTGCCGGCGTGTTCCAAATCGTGTGTGCGCTCCTCGGCGTGGCAAAACTCACGCGGTTTATTCCGCGAAGTGTGATGGTGGGGTTCGTCAACGCGCTCGCGATTCTGGTGTTCATATCGCAGCTCCCCCACCTCATTGGCGTTCCGTGGCTCGTGTATCCCTTGCTCGCGATCGGACTGCTGGTGCTGTGGCTCATGCCGCGGATCACGAAAGTCGTTCCTGCTCCCCTGGTGTCCATCGTGCTTGTCACTGCGCTGGTGTTCGTTTTTGCGATCACTGTCCCGACTGTGGGTGATCAGGGCGAACTCCCCCGCAGCTTGCCGGAGCTCTTCGTGCCGAATGTGCCCCTGACCTGGGAAACATTCGCAATCATCGCACCCTATGCGCTCGCTATGGCGCTCGTCGGCCTCCTAGAATCCCTGATGACAGCGAAACTTGTCGACGATATCACCGACACTCACTCGAATACACAGCGCGAGAGCTGGGGGCAAGGCATCGCCAACATCGTGTCGGGCTTCTGCGGCGGTATGGGCGGCTGCGCCATGATCGGTCAGACCATGGTAAACGTGAAGGTATCTGGCGCGCGCACTCGGATCTCCACGTTCCTTGCGGGCGCGTTCCTGCTGGTACTGATCCTGGTGCTGGGTGACCTCGTCGCCATGATCCCGATGGCCGCGTTGGTCGGAGTCATGATTATGGTGTGCATCACTACGTTTGACTGGCATTCGATCCGGCCCAGCACTCTCCGGCGTATGCCGTGGAGTGAGACCGCGGTGATGGTGATCACAGTGGCAGTTGTCGTCGCGACACACAACCTCGCGATTGGTGTTGTCGTGGGCGTGTGCGCCGCCTCGGTGCTGTTCGTGCGCCGCGTGTCCAAGCTCGCTGCGGTCGAGCGACGCATTATTGACCGTGATGGTGCCGCACATGCACGGTACACGGTGCAGGGCGAGTTGTTCTTCGCCTCAGTATCCGATCTCGCGGCGAACTTCGAGTTTGCTGCGGATCCCGAACGAGTGGTGCTCGACCTGAGCCAGTCTCACATCTGGGACGCGTCGACTGTGGCGGAGCTCGATGCAATCGTGCAGAAGTATGTGCAGCACGGCAAGCGTGTCGAGCTGCTCGGAATGAACGCGCACACGGCGACGCTGCACGCGAGGCTGACGGGTGAACTTGGGGCGGCGTAG
- a CDS encoding BCCT family transporter, producing MPTPPPLPHPGLLPGIGVEQTGIRFPTNWVVLSVALTLTVAVIAWAFIAPDHLADVGAVSLAWVTENFSWLFGALAIAVVLFMLVVGYGRTGGIRLGADDEAPEFSTPSWISMLFAAGLGIGLLFYGPLEPLTYFLDTPPGVTEAAGTADAALPALAQTILHWGPIAWAFYALVGGAIAYSAYRRGRAPLISALFEPVFPGSSHRALGRTIDIFAIIVTLFGTAVSLGIGALQIESGFRMVTGVGPLGNTFLVGAIAILTALFIASAVSGVKRGIRRLSNLNMVLTGSLGLFVLIAGPTVFLLNFVPSSLVEFFEQLGLMLARNPNQGPETAKFLASWTTYYWAWWVSWTPFVGMFIAKISRGRTLREFVTTVVLVPSAIVISWFVVYGGTAIYMTLNGVNLQSGEAGEEVLFHLLQRLPLGMLTSVVAMVAVVVFFVTAADSASIVMASMSQGGRPEPSRWVTILWGLLLSLIAIALLLAGGRNTLSGLQSLMVVSALPFAIVVIGIMIAWAKDLRTDPFIIRRKYAQAAIAQGVRRGIDEYGDDFVFGTSEVPADEGAGAGFDSTDPLLTEWYIDATTGPIAFVTPTDVQRTLEPGKIQPRGPERLDHTASGDASLTVGERVAETPDADQNTPPRPDGDIPADPDADTPPR from the coding sequence GTGCCAACACCACCCCCACTGCCCCACCCCGGCCTGCTTCCGGGAATCGGTGTCGAGCAGACGGGAATCCGATTCCCCACCAACTGGGTGGTGCTCTCCGTCGCGCTCACTCTCACCGTCGCAGTGATCGCCTGGGCCTTTATCGCACCCGATCACCTTGCTGACGTAGGCGCTGTCTCACTCGCCTGGGTCACTGAGAATTTCAGCTGGCTGTTTGGCGCGCTCGCAATTGCAGTCGTGCTCTTCATGCTCGTGGTGGGATACGGCCGCACAGGCGGCATTCGGCTTGGCGCAGACGATGAGGCTCCCGAGTTCTCCACACCGTCGTGGATCTCCATGCTGTTCGCCGCAGGCCTTGGGATCGGACTCCTCTTCTATGGACCGCTCGAGCCGCTCACATACTTCCTCGACACTCCTCCTGGGGTAACGGAGGCAGCCGGTACCGCAGACGCCGCGCTGCCAGCCCTCGCACAAACGATCCTGCACTGGGGCCCGATCGCCTGGGCCTTTTATGCGCTTGTCGGAGGGGCGATCGCATACAGCGCGTATCGTCGCGGTCGCGCTCCGCTCATTTCGGCACTGTTCGAGCCGGTGTTCCCCGGCAGCAGCCACCGCGCACTCGGACGCACGATCGACATCTTTGCCATTATCGTCACCCTCTTTGGCACCGCGGTCTCACTCGGAATCGGCGCCCTGCAAATCGAGAGCGGTTTCCGCATGGTCACCGGAGTCGGGCCGCTGGGCAACACGTTTCTCGTGGGTGCCATCGCGATCCTCACGGCGCTGTTTATCGCGTCGGCAGTATCGGGGGTGAAACGCGGGATCCGCCGTCTCTCAAATCTCAACATGGTGCTCACCGGCAGCCTCGGCCTCTTCGTGCTCATCGCCGGCCCTACGGTGTTTCTGCTGAACTTCGTTCCGTCGTCTCTCGTCGAGTTCTTCGAGCAGCTCGGCCTCATGCTCGCGCGCAACCCGAACCAGGGGCCGGAAACGGCCAAGTTCTTGGCCTCGTGGACCACGTACTACTGGGCCTGGTGGGTCTCCTGGACGCCCTTCGTTGGCATGTTCATCGCCAAGATTTCGCGCGGTCGCACCCTGCGCGAGTTCGTCACCACCGTCGTGCTCGTCCCTTCAGCCATCGTCATCTCGTGGTTCGTCGTCTACGGCGGCACCGCGATCTACATGACCCTCAACGGGGTGAACCTGCAGAGCGGCGAGGCTGGCGAAGAGGTCCTGTTTCACCTGCTGCAGCGCCTCCCCCTCGGGATGCTCACCTCCGTGGTCGCTATGGTCGCCGTCGTCGTGTTCTTCGTGACGGCCGCCGATTCGGCGTCCATCGTCATGGCCTCGATGTCGCAGGGCGGGCGTCCCGAGCCATCGCGCTGGGTGACGATCCTCTGGGGGCTGCTGCTGAGCCTGATCGCGATCGCCCTGCTCCTCGCTGGCGGTCGCAACACGCTCTCCGGCCTGCAGTCTCTGATGGTGGTGTCCGCACTCCCATTCGCGATCGTGGTCATCGGAATCATGATCGCCTGGGCCAAGGATTTGCGCACGGATCCGTTCATCATCCGCCGCAAGTACGCACAGGCCGCAATCGCACAGGGCGTGCGTCGCGGCATCGACGAGTATGGCGATGACTTTGTGTTCGGCACCAGCGAGGTACCAGCAGACGAGGGCGCAGGAGCCGGATTCGATAGCACCGATCCGCTCCTGACTGAGTGGTACATCGACGCCACCACTGGCCCAATCGCCTTCGTCACCCCCACGGATGTCCAGCGCACGCTGGAGCCAGGCAAGATCCAGCCCAGGGGCCCCGAGCGCCTGGATCACACAGCATCCGGTGATGCATCACTCACAGTGGGGGAACGCGTCGCGGAAACACCGGACGCAGACCAGAACACCCCGCCCCGGCCGGATGGCGATATCCCGGCGGACCCGGACGCTGACACCCCACCGCGATAG
- a CDS encoding GatB/YqeY domain-containing protein — MGVKTDLETAQPNAMKERASAAGEARQLAELRLLAIRGALGALGEAETAGKARVELSDAEQLAIVKKEVSKREQSAGIYDAAGEPERAANERAEADALREFLPAETSEVEIRAAVERIIAERGLAGQGGRAIGVVMAELKTQFENFDSRSASALVKELVA, encoded by the coding sequence ATGGGCGTCAAGACAGACCTTGAAACGGCACAGCCGAACGCGATGAAAGAGCGGGCTTCAGCTGCGGGAGAGGCGCGCCAGCTTGCTGAGTTGCGGCTGCTCGCGATTCGCGGGGCGCTCGGTGCCCTGGGTGAGGCCGAGACCGCCGGGAAAGCGCGCGTCGAGCTGAGTGACGCCGAGCAGCTTGCGATCGTCAAGAAAGAAGTTTCGAAACGCGAGCAGAGCGCCGGGATCTATGACGCTGCGGGGGAGCCGGAGCGTGCCGCCAACGAGCGGGCAGAAGCAGATGCCCTGCGGGAATTCTTGCCGGCAGAAACCTCCGAAGTTGAGATCCGAGCTGCGGTCGAGCGCATCATTGCTGAGCGAGGTCTGGCAGGCCAGGGCGGACGTGCGATCGGTGTCGTGATGGCAGAACTCAAAACGCAGTTCGAGAATTTCGACTCGCGGTCTGCCTCCGCGCTGGTGAAAGAACTCGTCGCTTAG
- a CDS encoding iron-siderophore ABC transporter substrate-binding protein, producing the protein MRLKKPVSLVAVLLATAALLSGCTGAQERQGSVEPGHDAHSVATDTFPVTITHALGETTIESEPQRVVTLGWAAEDAVVALGVVPVAVPSYGWGADEDGYLPWFRDAVEDMGAPLPETLDAEERSGEVNFEQILGLAPDVILAPFSGISSEDYQRLAQIAPTVAYAEQPWASNWQDLTHTVGVALGRTEQAEKLLESTEKLFAKHAAEHPEFDGVRLAYGMGLTDGSTDLTFYFPADPRVEFVEALGFRTPQSILDFAERSTLGSSDSVSVELLNEYDDVDVFLAWAGNEEDAQRTVGNPVVRLWGPVADGKDLVLTEPSLVWATSSPTALNIPWALDTLVPELAELVAR; encoded by the coding sequence ATGCGCTTGAAGAAGCCCGTTTCACTCGTTGCTGTGCTGCTCGCAACGGCTGCTCTACTGAGCGGTTGCACTGGTGCGCAGGAGCGGCAGGGGAGTGTGGAGCCAGGGCACGACGCACACAGCGTTGCCACCGACACATTTCCCGTGACCATCACTCACGCCCTCGGGGAGACCACCATAGAATCAGAACCGCAGCGAGTCGTCACTCTGGGGTGGGCGGCAGAGGACGCGGTCGTTGCACTTGGTGTTGTGCCCGTCGCCGTTCCCTCGTACGGCTGGGGCGCGGACGAAGATGGATACTTGCCTTGGTTCCGCGACGCCGTCGAAGACATGGGTGCGCCACTTCCTGAGACTCTTGACGCAGAAGAACGCAGTGGTGAGGTGAACTTCGAACAGATTCTCGGGCTCGCACCCGACGTGATCCTCGCACCGTTCTCTGGGATCTCAAGTGAGGACTACCAGCGTCTCGCTCAGATTGCACCGACGGTGGCATACGCGGAACAGCCGTGGGCCTCGAACTGGCAAGATCTGACCCACACGGTCGGTGTGGCATTGGGGCGCACGGAACAGGCAGAGAAGCTCTTGGAATCTACCGAGAAGCTATTCGCCAAGCACGCAGCCGAACATCCCGAATTTGACGGGGTGCGTCTCGCCTACGGCATGGGGCTGACGGATGGATCAACCGACCTCACGTTCTACTTCCCAGCGGATCCTCGAGTGGAGTTCGTTGAAGCCTTGGGGTTCCGCACGCCGCAATCCATCCTTGATTTCGCCGAGCGCAGTACGCTCGGGTCGAGCGATAGTGTCAGCGTCGAACTGCTCAATGAGTACGATGACGTCGATGTGTTCCTCGCCTGGGCAGGGAATGAGGAGGATGCGCAGCGCACGGTCGGAAACCCAGTAGTGCGTCTGTGGGGGCCTGTGGCTGACGGCAAGGATCTGGTACTCACCGAGCCGTCACTCGTGTGGGCCACCTCATCACCAACGGCGTTGAACATTCCCTGGGCACTGGACACACTCGTGCCAGAGCTTGCTGAACTCGTAGCCCGCTAG
- a CDS encoding AraC family transcriptional regulator codes for MLNRGQMGAAFGNAVATMGAAGLPVTGATVPEGYLLRTRYLKFVYEDEQNSCTSRTHAHPEHVVFWPERSFGAVEVRGELRTVSLGEGLWVPAGTPHAVPERDGDLLALHITPAAVPGRGSSVAIVQMIVAARELLLYLADAGMPREERIQAQRVCLNLIATDPTPKIHLPIPHDPRIAQICRRILVDPADDQSIEHWALQLSVSSRTLARAFRVSTGTTFGQWRTLARMELAVRLLDQGVAVGDVARRVGYRTMSAFSVAFQRELGTTPKEFHPSLVR; via the coding sequence ATGCTGAACCGGGGACAGATGGGAGCCGCATTCGGCAATGCGGTCGCGACGATGGGCGCCGCCGGGTTGCCGGTGACCGGGGCGACCGTCCCGGAAGGCTATCTGCTGCGCACGAGGTACTTGAAGTTTGTCTACGAGGATGAGCAAAACTCGTGCACGTCTCGTACGCATGCCCACCCTGAACATGTGGTCTTCTGGCCGGAGCGGAGTTTCGGAGCGGTTGAGGTGCGTGGTGAATTGCGGACGGTCTCACTGGGAGAGGGGCTCTGGGTGCCCGCGGGCACCCCGCACGCGGTTCCAGAGCGAGACGGAGATCTCCTGGCGCTGCACATCACTCCCGCGGCCGTGCCGGGGCGGGGGAGCAGCGTAGCGATCGTGCAGATGATCGTCGCGGCTCGAGAGCTCCTGCTGTATCTCGCGGACGCCGGCATGCCGCGGGAGGAGCGCATCCAGGCCCAGCGCGTCTGCTTGAATCTGATTGCAACGGATCCCACCCCGAAGATCCATCTGCCGATCCCACACGACCCGCGCATTGCGCAGATCTGTCGCCGTATCCTCGTGGATCCGGCCGACGACCAATCGATCGAACACTGGGCGCTGCAACTCTCGGTCAGTAGCAGGACGCTTGCCCGGGCATTTCGCGTCAGCACCGGAACGACGTTTGGTCAGTGGCGCACTCTCGCCAGAATGGAGCTGGCCGTGCGCCTGCTTGATCAGGGTGTCGCAGTCGGCGATGTGGCCCGGCGGGTCGGGTACCGCACGATGAGTGCGTTCAGTGTCGCTTTTCAGCGAGAGCTTGGGACGACGCCGAAGGAATTCCACCCCTCGCTCGTTCGGTGA
- a CDS encoding flavin reductase family protein, protein MPSTTASATDLTAAFKDAFRTHPAGIALITAQTPDGPVGLTASSVASVGLEPAALAFSVTRATGSAGGILQAESYVVHLLDHAQLEIAQQFAISGGERFTSAQGWDRLATGEPYLPAARAALRARTIQSITVGASTLVLAEVREVHLGTPSEPLIYRDRTFHSIGPAHEHSTPPSS, encoded by the coding sequence ATGCCCAGCACCACAGCGTCAGCCACCGATCTCACGGCGGCTTTCAAGGACGCGTTCCGCACCCATCCAGCAGGGATTGCGCTCATCACCGCGCAAACTCCGGATGGCCCGGTCGGGCTCACCGCGTCCAGCGTCGCCTCGGTCGGCCTCGAGCCCGCGGCGCTCGCATTCTCAGTCACCCGGGCTACCGGCAGTGCGGGCGGGATCCTGCAGGCCGAGAGCTACGTGGTGCATCTCTTGGACCACGCGCAACTCGAGATTGCGCAGCAGTTCGCGATCAGCGGTGGAGAACGCTTTACGTCCGCACAGGGCTGGGATCGGCTCGCGACGGGTGAACCATATCTCCCGGCCGCGCGAGCCGCACTTCGCGCACGCACGATCCAGTCCATCACCGTTGGCGCATCGACGCTGGTGCTCGCCGAAGTCCGAGAGGTGCACCTCGGCACTCCCTCGGAACCGCTCATCTACCGCGATCGCACCTTCCACTCGATTGGCCCGGCACACGAGCACTCCACACCACCCTCCTCCTGA
- the soxR gene encoding redox-sensitive transcriptional activator SoxR yields MSRRTGVAVSALHYYEQLGLIASRRTPGNQRRYPRYMLRRVALIAVAKRLGIPLSDVQESFADVPLESTPSHEDWQRASRRWKKALELRRQGIEQLERELTGCIGCGCLSMKACTLLNPDDELGDSGSGARRIRV; encoded by the coding sequence ATGAGCCGTCGCACAGGTGTTGCGGTGTCCGCCCTGCACTACTACGAGCAGCTGGGGCTGATCGCCTCGCGCCGCACCCCGGGCAATCAACGCCGTTACCCGCGCTACATGCTGCGCAGAGTGGCGCTCATTGCAGTCGCGAAGCGGCTGGGCATCCCGCTCTCGGACGTACAAGAGAGCTTTGCGGATGTTCCCCTCGAATCCACGCCCAGCCACGAGGACTGGCAACGGGCATCACGACGGTGGAAAAAGGCGCTCGAACTGCGTCGGCAAGGGATCGAGCAGCTCGAGCGTGAGCTCACCGGATGTATCGGCTGTGGTTGCCTGTCGATGAAGGCGTGCACGCTGCTCAACCCAGATGACGAACTCGGCGACAGCGGCTCCGGCGCGCGGCGGATCCGGGTGTGA
- a CDS encoding siderophore-interacting protein translates to MAFCEPAEVTQVTRVSPSLIRIRLRAIGSWRWFVEGRGDERIDLAFPHPGESVADVSYFNDERAGRIRQDATPPWRHYTVRKVHGDGTEFDVDFVVHDEGIAAAWAQSAAPGQVLGVFLGSSVSRAYYAAPADAEWQLLVADATGLPGLARIVEELPAGAVVQAVVEVPTHEDRQEIASKGDVSWTWVVSSAGTASTLPSVVERATLPRSPGYAWVACEATVSRQVRDVLRRVHAQPRTRHRAIGYWTAGVAGHVEQPREEVA, encoded by the coding sequence GTGGCATTTTGTGAGCCAGCAGAGGTGACCCAGGTCACTCGCGTTTCGCCATCCCTGATTCGCATTCGCCTGCGAGCCATCGGATCCTGGCGCTGGTTCGTCGAGGGGCGGGGCGACGAACGGATCGACCTCGCGTTTCCGCACCCGGGGGAGTCGGTCGCTGACGTGTCGTATTTCAATGACGAGCGCGCTGGCAGGATACGGCAGGATGCCACGCCGCCCTGGCGGCACTACACGGTCAGGAAAGTCCATGGTGATGGCACCGAGTTTGACGTGGACTTTGTTGTGCACGACGAGGGGATCGCCGCAGCTTGGGCGCAGTCAGCCGCACCAGGACAGGTGCTTGGCGTCTTTCTCGGCTCGTCAGTGTCCCGTGCCTACTACGCGGCTCCCGCAGACGCCGAGTGGCAGCTCCTCGTTGCCGACGCTACTGGGCTGCCCGGCCTCGCCCGGATCGTCGAAGAACTGCCCGCGGGGGCGGTCGTCCAAGCCGTTGTTGAGGTGCCTACGCACGAGGACCGGCAAGAGATAGCGAGCAAGGGCGACGTCTCCTGGACGTGGGTCGTCAGCAGCGCAGGAACAGCGAGCACGCTTCCCAGCGTCGTTGAGCGGGCCACCTTGCCGCGCAGCCCCGGGTACGCATGGGTTGCGTGCGAAGCGACGGTCTCGCGGCAAGTGCGAGACGTCTTGCGGCGCGTCCATGCTCAGCCGCGCACGAGACATCGCGCGATCGGGTACTGGACAGCCGGCGTGGCAGGCCACGTAGAACAGCCGCGCGAAGAAGTGGCGTGA
- the fdxA gene encoding ferredoxin, whose amino-acid sequence MTYVIALPCVDLKDRACIDECPVDCIYEGDRMLYIHPDECVDCGACEPVCPVEAIYYEDDLPAEWSDYYRANVEFFDEIGSPGGAAKVGAYDFDHPVIAALPPQPVEAH is encoded by the coding sequence GTGACGTACGTCATCGCGCTCCCCTGCGTAGATCTCAAAGATCGGGCGTGCATCGACGAGTGCCCCGTGGACTGCATTTACGAGGGTGACCGCATGCTCTACATCCACCCGGACGAGTGCGTCGACTGCGGTGCCTGTGAACCCGTGTGCCCGGTTGAGGCGATCTATTACGAAGACGACCTCCCCGCCGAATGGTCCGACTACTACCGAGCGAACGTCGAGTTCTTCGATGAGATCGGCTCACCTGGTGGCGCGGCCAAGGTCGGGGCATACGACTTCGACCATCCCGTAATCGCCGCACTACCACCCCAGCCCGTCGAAGCGCACTAA
- a CDS encoding N(5)-(carboxyethyl)ornithine synthase — translation MNAHDALSHATMQPTGPGSTLGVIATSLKTDERRVPLHPDHFDRIPPEIRCRILIETGYGHRFGLTDEDLTAQSFQVASRNEVLTAADIVLIPKPQHEDLLAMRDGQTLWGWPHCVQDAELTQIAIDKRLTLIAFEAMNHWHADGSFSLHVFHANNELAGYCSVLHSLQLQGITGNYGRRLSATVIGFGATARGAITALSAHGVTDVRVLTNREVAAVASPIHSVEIVQFDHEEGPYLSEVITENGRVPLAPFLAESDLVVNCTLQDPNTPLLYLHDKDLPLFRRGSLIVDVSCDEGMGFSWARPTTFAEPTVQLNHGVTYYAVDHTPSYLWNSASWENSAALLPFLDTVLTGPEAWDADPTISAAIEIRDGVIVNPAILEFQHRAPEFPHPIPTE, via the coding sequence ATGAACGCGCACGACGCCCTGTCCCACGCCACCATGCAGCCCACGGGCCCAGGATCCACACTCGGGGTGATCGCGACCTCCCTCAAAACCGATGAGCGACGAGTTCCGTTGCATCCAGATCACTTCGACCGCATCCCGCCAGAGATCCGCTGCCGAATCCTCATCGAAACCGGATACGGGCACCGCTTCGGGCTCACTGACGAGGATCTCACCGCGCAGTCCTTTCAAGTCGCGAGCCGCAACGAGGTGCTTACAGCGGCCGACATCGTGTTGATCCCGAAGCCGCAGCACGAGGATCTCCTGGCGATGCGCGACGGACAGACACTGTGGGGTTGGCCGCACTGTGTGCAGGATGCGGAGCTGACCCAGATTGCGATCGACAAGCGACTCACCCTGATCGCGTTCGAGGCGATGAACCACTGGCACGCCGATGGCTCGTTCAGCTTGCATGTGTTCCACGCGAACAACGAGCTCGCGGGGTACTGCTCGGTGCTGCACTCCCTCCAGCTGCAGGGCATCACCGGCAACTATGGCCGCCGCTTGAGCGCAACTGTGATCGGATTCGGCGCGACCGCCCGTGGAGCCATCACCGCTCTCAGCGCCCACGGGGTGACGGACGTCCGCGTGCTCACCAACCGAGAGGTTGCAGCGGTCGCCTCCCCCATCCACTCGGTCGAAATCGTGCAGTTCGACCACGAAGAAGGCCCGTACTTGAGTGAGGTCATCACTGAGAACGGGCGCGTGCCGCTTGCCCCGTTCCTGGCCGAGAGCGACCTCGTCGTCAACTGCACGCTGCAGGATCCGAACACGCCGCTGCTCTACTTACACGACAAGGATCTGCCACTGTTTCGTCGGGGCAGCCTCATCGTCGATGTCTCCTGCGACGAAGGCATGGGGTTTAGCTGGGCCCGTCCGACCACATTTGCCGAGCCGACTGTGCAGCTCAACCACGGGGTCACCTACTATGCCGTGGATCACACGCCTTCGTATCTCTGGAATTCAGCGAGCTGGGAGAATAGCGCGGCGCTGCTCCCCTTCCTTGACACCGTGCTGACTGGGCCGGAGGCGTGGGATGCGGACCCCACGATTTCGGCGGCGATCGAGATTCGAGACGGCGTGATCGTCAATCCGGCGATTCTCGAGTTCCAGCACCGTGCACCGGAGTTTCCGCACCCGATTCCCACTGAGTAG
- a CDS encoding phosphoribosylanthranilate isomerase, with protein MYVKICGLRDPAHAEHAIACGADAIGVVMSPRSSRHATLTEAAAVLAVASGVDTALVVNRMDAAEAAQLATELGFDVLQLHGTYTVADFAAARRIIPRVWRATSIADDPELRAGERGEERLLVDGAIPGSGKPWDLTSLDTHRLGTEWLLAGGLDPENVAAAITATAPGGVDVSSGVESAPGVKDPERIAQFISAARQAHITIQ; from the coding sequence ATGTACGTCAAGATCTGTGGCCTGCGTGATCCTGCGCATGCCGAGCACGCCATCGCGTGCGGGGCCGACGCGATAGGCGTTGTGATGAGCCCCCGGAGCTCGCGACACGCCACTCTCACGGAAGCTGCCGCAGTGCTCGCGGTGGCGAGCGGCGTCGATACGGCGCTCGTCGTAAATCGCATGGATGCCGCGGAGGCAGCTCAACTCGCCACCGAGCTTGGCTTCGATGTGCTGCAATTGCACGGCACCTACACCGTGGCGGACTTCGCGGCCGCACGCAGGATCATTCCTCGCGTATGGCGAGCCACCTCAATCGCGGACGACCCCGAGCTGCGCGCAGGCGAGCGGGGTGAAGAGCGTCTGCTGGTTGATGGCGCAATTCCCGGCTCCGGCAAGCCCTGGGACCTCACGAGCCTCGACACGCACCGACTCGGCACGGAGTGGCTGCTCGCAGGAGGATTGGATCCTGAGAACGTCGCCGCCGCGATCACGGCGACCGCCCCTGGCGGGGTTGACGTCTCGAGCGGCGTTGAGTCTGCTCCAGGGGTGAAGGACCCGGAGCGCATCGCGCAGTTCATCAGCGCGGCACGCCAAGCACACATCACGATCCAATAA